TATCTTGGTTATAACTACACGAGCCTTGCGTGGGCTCCGTACGGTGCACACTGGCAAAATCTTCGTcgtatctcagctatggagatatTGTCTTCCACTCGGCTTGACTCGCTCTCTCATATCCGTTTAGATGAGATTCGAATGCTGACACGCCGCCTGTTTTTGGCAGCCAATGAGAATCCAGATAGGATTGTTGATTTGAAATCTGAATTGTATGATTTTATGTTTAATACTATGACAAGGATGATGGGAGGAAAGAGATATTACGGTGTGAATATGGAAAAAGTAGCGGAAGCAAAAAGTTTTCATGATATATTGGCTGACACGAATGAGTTGAATAGGCAGTCAAGTATGGCAGATATGTTGCCAATTATGCGGTGGTTTGTTGGATGGAAACTTGAAAAGAGGTATGCTGCGGTGCAAAGGAGGCGAGATGATTTTATGCAAGAGTGGATGGATGAACATCGCACAAGTGGCTTGGATAAAGGTGAAAGAAAGAAAACATTCCTTCAAGTTTTGTTTTCTTTACAAGATGCAGATCCAGAATACTACACAGACAAAGAGATCAAAAGCCTTTCACAGGTATGATAGGGTCTTTCTCCATTTTTTTTAAACGTAGATAAAGTAGACCAATTAAGCGCTAAATGATTTAAATTCTAAACAATTCGAAGGTTTCTAAATGAACTTGGACCTGAATGATAATAAGTTGTGTTTGATAATCATTCTGAATAAACGCTATAATAAAAGATGTAAAATTAATGTGTTAACActttaaatgaataaataaaaagAACATAATTGTTTGGTAAGCGTTCTTCGAGCCTCGCTCtgcccatcctattaattaatctgcaTGAAATATGAATATCCAGATTGACCCCAGTGGGGGTTTTCTCCCAGATCCATTCAGAATCCAAACCCGGtctgcctgcccctcgggatggttaaaggatcgggctcctgtaatgcgattcgggtttcctctcgaacgcgtgtgtgtgcaaatgatgagtgtcgttgaaataaatgatacactgatgcaaacttgccgttcaaaaaaaaaagaaaaaaaaagaaagaaaaaaaaaaaactagatatACTAAATGGTTAAGAAAGTATTTCAACTCTAAATGAATCAGTACCTATTTAAATTGTTGAACGGTTAATCATCATTTGTCATTCAGATGTCACTAACAAACACACTGAAtgctaatgtttttttttttttgaacagcgattgggatcacccgagggggactaaaccacccgttgcgatcatctcccgtttcgacaatgtcgatgcagcgataataaccccgccctcatcgctgcccgggaggaaaccttgaaaccgatccaagggcacggccaagtaaaacccccctcccctttaccccccaaacgatatggaaaggtgccatgggtggatacttcatggcagggatgaaattgtgttttaaaCTGAATGCTAATGTTGAAACGTGTCAACATTCAATGTTGAACCGTTCAATCAAGAGACAATCAAATGCATATTATGATTTGAACCTACAACTTTCCTGCCGACTGCGTGTCTGTGAGAGAGAATCAGGGTGCAATTGCTACAAGATTAACATCTATACATTATATTTATACAAGACTCATTcaatttggtaaagtaatttaAATGTTCAATATATTTTATGACTTGCAATGGATAGATATTCAATAAACTACCAAGGGGCTTTGTCCCATTGATAATTAGGTATGTCATTATGTGGGTGACATATCAAATTAGTGAGTTTCAAGTCTCAACAGTGAAAAAAAGTGTGTTAATGACATGTTGTCTTTGATTACAGGCTCTGTTGCATGGAGGAATAAGCACATCAGTTGATGCAATGGAGTGGGCAATGCCACTTTTGCTTAATCATCCACACGTTCTAACCAAAGCACAAAATGAAATCGACAATCTTGTAGGAAGTGATCGTTTAATAGACGAATCAGATTTGTCAAAACTTCCTTATTTGCAATGCATTATCGAAGAGACATTACGGATGTACCCAACGGCCCCATTACTTTTCCCCACGAGTCATCCAAAGACTGTACAGTAGGAAAGTACCACGTTCCACATGGTACAATGTTATTTGTAAACGTGTGGGCCATACAGAATGATCCAGAGATATGGGAGTCTCCAAGCACATTCAAACCCGAAAGGTTTGAAGgtaaacaaaatgtttccaatgCAAAAGGTAACGGGCTAACTATGATCCCATTTGGGTCAGGCAGAAGACAATGTCCCGGTGAGAACTTAGCATTGAGGATCATAGGATTAACATTAGCATCAATGATTCAATGCTTTGATCGGAAACGTGTTAGCGATGAACTGGAGGATATGTCCGAATCAGCTGACATAACTTCACCAAAGGCACAACCTCTAATGGCTAAGTATCGGACTCGCACAATTGTTGCTCATTATCTATCTAAAATCTAAGTAAATCGGACCGTGCATGGTTGCTTTTCAAGTTCATTAAATTTTCGCCGTAGCTGAAAAATTACCCGGTCCTCATTGTATTTGCCAACTAATAAACAGAGTAGGGGTGTTAAACTAACATTTGAGTTTGTTGCAAATCATGTTAAGGAGTGggttagtaataatatttataaaagaaCACCGCAATCAAGTCGGCCCTTTCCCATTTCTATGTCAGTAAGACCTAGATAACATGTTGTCCAACCAATAAATACCAGATAGATAAAACAGGTACTAATGATATTGATATAACAGTTCTAAACGACATATCCATACACGTTAAACGGCCCACcattcaattttagtatttaggTAAGTATAAAAGATACTAATAGTAAGCAGAGATGAGAGACACTGCATCAATTACCAAAATTTACCAGTCACCGGAGCCCAATTAAAAAACCAATTCTGAACAGCGAAACATAGTTTTAAAAGCATCATGTGTTTAGTCGCCCTTCCCCGAGTTTCTGCTCAGCAGCCTATAATTATGAAAAAAAACTCATATGAAAAATATTATATACCTGGCAAACGTGTCGGCTTGGGTCAAGACCCGAACAGGTTTGGGTCAAAAAGGGTCATGGCACGAACGGATAAGAATTTTTAGACGGGTCGGTTCAGCTCTAAATAGGTTGTTCGGGTGAGGTTGAGACAAGGCTCGTTTCTCAAAGTTTCTTAAACTCGTAATACCttcaaataatacggagtaatcttTTTAAAATCTCAAAAAGACCCGCAGgaccttatatatacatataaaattaaaTTGGACCCATTCCTTAAATTTTTTGTGGACCCAATTGGTTATATAAATAACTCAATGGACCCATTTTTCAAGCTACGAGCCTCAATTGCCGGGTATAAAAAAGAAATTTATACACAAAAAGATAAATAAACCAAAAGATGTACTAACCTGAATATTTCCTATGATTGACTCATTATTTGGATCCAATTGCAAGGCTGCatgaaaaccaaccagaataaaatACATAAACTGTTGCACAAGAAAACATGACGAGATCCCATGAAAAAGACTGAGAAAAACCATTTAGATGATAATTCGTGTTTACTAAAAGATGCTCCATTAAAAAAATTTGTAAGATAAATATTAACCTTTCCTAAAGCCTTTTTCGACGGCCTCCGTATAATTCCCTTGAGCATAATAAGCAAAGCCTAGACGACTATAAGCCTTTTTGTAGTTCGGGTCGATTTCAATCGCTTTATTGCAGTCACGGATTGCTTCAGTATACATCCTGAATTGAGTGTACGCAGCTGCTCTGAAAGAGTACCCATTCACAAAAACGTAATTTCAAAACAATGTACTTTTAAGAGTATCAAAACAGCAAACATAATACTAAAAAAACGTCTAATTGTTTGGGTAAAAAAATAAGTTACCTGTTGCAATGATAAACAGCATTATCATCACATAGTGCAACAGCAACAGTGTAAAGCCGAATTGCATCTGGGTACCACTTACGTTGCATACATTTGTTACCTGCATGAAAACAAAGTACATAAGTGAATGCAGTATGTATACTTTTATCTATTTACATTTCTACTTAACCATATTATTTTTTCTAATTTTATATAAAAGTCTCCTAATTTTTTCAACGCTAATTATTACCTTGTAACTTGAAGGCATCAGCCATGTTTTTGAGATCAAACTCAGTAACTCCAGATTTTTCCATTTCCTTAGAGTAAAGATGAAAGATAAAAATGAAACAACAATAAGTCACATCAAGATATTTCATCAaggtaatataaatttaaatataaatatatagaattCTTTCAGGTTTCAGGACCCTCAGCATTAAATATAAGCATCAAGTGTGAAACATTGACACAGTTATGGAGAGCTGTAATATGAGTTGAAGTATTTTCAAGATTTACATTAAATAGCTAAAGTTTAATGTTTTGACAAAACAGAGCATCTACAAACGACGTGTGCTTTTTTCTCTTCCAAAAATGCTGTTTAAAGTATATATTCACTGTATGGATCAGAATTAAACTGTACGAAGTCATTTAGTTTTCACAATACGCGTCtatctttgactttcaaaatttatatataagacACCTTCCAACTTCGAAACTAGTATGAGACaccaaaataaaaaattaaaataacaaaaaacccaaaagaaataaaataaaaaaaacctaCAAGACTTGATCAtatagccatatatatatatatatatatatatatatatatatatatatatatatatatatatatatatatatatatatatatatatataagccacAATTATGGATACGCAAGAAAAATATATAGACTGACTAAAGTTAATAGTTAATAGGATACCCATTTTGATCAGTCATACATCCAACTAGCTTGACTGAGTGGCGGATCTCCATTAGATAACGGAGGCTCGGAATATCGAGCCTTTTCCAGAGCACCAAAAAATTGAACAAAAAGTGGATCCTCGGTCCACCCTGTCAATCATGAATGATATATAACGTTAGTCATTCGTAGAGTCAAAaacttcatacttttatacattcaaTTCATAAAAATAACACACAAGATATTCATGCATGTTCACTATAGTACATCATGATGCCTTATATAAATGAACTCTCTGATTTTCGATTGCAAGTGGTTCACAATGTATAAttagaagaaactttataaacttaCTATTAAAGTTCAACAATAAGAGAAGTATATAAGCACAAATGAAAGCAATAGaataaagaataataataataataataataataataataataataataataataataataatataataataataataataattggataataataataatactaattataactttaacgataataacgatagtaataataaaaaataacaaattttaatgataaatccttttattgataaagataataataataataataataataataataataataataataataagataaaactagaatgacgataataacgacgataataataatcatttttaataataatacaaaaattcgatggactataacttcaatcttacttgtatatataagtatatatatacaagaaataacaCTTACTTGCATAACGATTATCCTTCTTGTTGGTGTCACTGTCACCCTACATAAGAAGTATAAGAAGTAAAACATCAGAAAAGGAAACTGAATAGCTATCATCGCctgaaatatgtgtgtgtgtgtgtcaaaaAATCATAAAATTATAGCAAGATGAGAGAACATTACTACCAGAGtttgtgatgactcgggaattttgGAATCTAGTGGAGCATTAACATTGTCTGTTGATGATGCATGAAATGTATCTGCTTGAAATTTATCACAAACCTGATCTGATTTTAACCCGTTATCCTGTACAGGTTGTGAACTGAAAATTTGCACCAGAGAATCAGATTTTGGCACGCTGACAGTAGATGATGAACCTGTCTTAAAAGCAGATGATAAGCAGTCTTTTGCGACTTGGAGACTTTCCACATTACTAACAAGACTAGGTTCAACTGAAAAAAACAGATTATAAAGGAACTGTTAGAATACAAAGATTTAAGCATAAAACATAGAAAAATAAGTTTGGGAAATTTTCGAAAAAGTTCAACACTGTAATATTTTATTCTTTTTTACAGATTTTTGCTTGTGAACAAAAAATAAAAGTTCGTTTCACGAGCAAAAAGCTCAACCAGACAATCACATTCAACATTTGTAAGTAACATGCATTTCATAGCCTTCTTTCTCCACTTAACTAACATTTTTTCCCttgattttcaaaatattaacaaaaatGAAAAATGTATCTCTAAGTTCtcataaaaccctaatttcactACTTTCCCTAATTTTACAACACTTAACAAGAAGTTTCATGATCAGCAGCTGCCATTTTTCAAACAGAAGATACTAAACCTAATAACGATCATTACTTATAATAGTACGACCTACAAAGTAAAATTGaactaaatttatatttatataaatatagacgAAGATGATAGGGAAAGCGAGCAAACCATAATTCAGAAAATCGAGAAAAGACAGGACAATGGGACGACAAAGAGGGGAATCAGCCTCCTTCAAATTCGCCATTTTCATTCAACACCAAAAACAAACGCGCCACTCACTCACTCACTCACTGTATTTCTAAATTATGTTGACGGTCCTTCTCGAGTTGTGGTTATCCCTAAAATATTTGTTCActtctttatatatttttatttactccattatttacatttatatttatatattatttattatttatggaTAGTGATGTACACTTTTATCTATTATTTATGGATCACTGATGTACACTTTATCTCATATACCGGTGAAATGACTCGTGAAACCATGAGTTTATTTAAATTAAACAATTTAAtcctatgttttaggtattaagtgaacttaAATGTTAAAGTTATTTAGTGTAATggcccgtggaaccacagagtccgactaagaaactcgtcagctaaacatttcatcaaacacctaaaatgcgtaTTAAACAATTCACTTCCAATCATaacagataatattggttgtcattttattttaaaagtgtaaattaaaatataaatttagaattgatttCTTTTTGCCTAactttttataccttctcgtactcaattcaaaataattaattaaaataattcaaaattttaataattaaaataattattataccTTATATCTAAAAGACATAGCACAAATGAATAGTAACCTCAAACTTTTCTCAAACCACCCTcactcttttacttacttacattttaaCCCCAAAAAAATTATAAAAGGCATAGCACAAACGAATAGTAACCTCAACAGTTTCACAAACTACCCccactcttttacttacttacattttacccctcactcttttacttacttacattttaaCCCCAAAAAAATTATAAAAGGCATAGCACAAACCACCCTcactcttttacttacttacattttaaCCCCAAAAAAATTATAAAAGGCATAGCACAAACGAATAGTAACCTCAACAGTTTCACAAACTACCCccactcttttacttacttacattttacccctaaaaaaatatataatagttaACTTCATGGTTTTTTACAAACTTATCCCAAACTTTTAACATTAAAAGGCTTATATCTAAAAAGCATAGCACAAATGAATAGTAACCTCAAAATTTTCTCAAACCACCCTcactcttttacttacttacattttaaccccaaaaaaaatatataaaaggcaTAGCACAAACGAATAGTAACCTCAAAAGTTTCACAAACTACCCTcactcttttacttacttacattttacccctaaaaaatatataatagttaACTTTATGGTTTTTTACAAACTTATCCCAAACTTATATCTAAAAGACATAGCACAAATGAATAGTAACCTCAAAATTTTCTCAAACCACCCTcactcttttacttacttacattttaaccctaaaaaaaatataaaaggcaTAGCACAAACGTAACCTCAAAAGTTTCACAAACTACCCccactcttttacttacttacattttacccttaaaaaaatatataatagttaACTTTATTGGTTTTTACAAACTTATCCCAAACTTTTAACATTAAAAGGCTTATATCTAAAAGGCATAGCACAAATGAATAGTAACTTCAAAATTTTCTCAAACCACCCTcactcttttacttacttacattttaaccccaaaaaaaaatataaaaggtatagCACAAAGGAATAGTAACCTCAAAAGTTTCACAAACTACCCccactcttttacttacttacattttacccctaaaaaaatatataatagttaACTTTATGGTTTTTTACAAACTTATCCCAAACTTTTAACATTAAAAGACATAGCATAAATGAATAGTAACCTCAAAATTTTCACAAACCACTCTcactcttttacttacttacattttaaCCCCCCAAAAAAATATAAAAGGCATAGCACAAACGAATAGTAACCTCAAAAGTTTCACAAACTACCccactcttttacttacttacattttacccctaaaaaaatatataatagttaACTTTATGGTTTTTTACAAATTTATCccaaacttttaacattttatactttaaccattaaacttctcattcattataaatcgactacatactttatatactacctaatagacaaaaacgattaatagtcaccaggggtgctttcgttctttcactttttccccccttttccaccttttttttttaaaaagcccccatagtttgttcaaatattaaaatcgaccccccaaataggggtaaagtgtcaaatactcattttcataaaaaaaaatttaaaaaaactacacccaaatattcaacgggccatatcttctcactcgcaccgagttaaatttttctgacaccatcgttaaactcgaaacaattttaggagcacattgtcactaactatacgcaaatcagacgctttttaaaaaacgctaaatatttgaggtacttttcatacacgtcgattttgcgttaaatttttaaaagtcgacaattccatagtgaaacgcggagatgtacatatattgttaatttaaaataacatttaaatctttcacggattataccttttagttcgactcgagttgcgcttcaacgatatcatcgttagctacgaaataattttacaaactaagcgcaatataatacattgaaa
This window of the Rutidosis leptorrhynchoides isolate AG116_Rl617_1_P2 chromosome 7, CSIRO_AGI_Rlap_v1, whole genome shotgun sequence genome carries:
- the LOC139859355 gene encoding small glutamine-rich tetratricopeptide repeat-containing protein 2-like produces the protein MEKSGVTEFDLKNMADAFKLQGNKCMQRKWYPDAIRLYTVAVALCDDNAVYHCNRAAAYTQFRMYTEAIRDCNKAIEIDPNYKKAYSRLGFAYYAQGNYTEAVEKGFRKALQLDPNNESIIGNIQAAEQKLGEGRLNT